A region from the Chlamydiales bacterium genome encodes:
- a CDS encoding penicillin-binding transpeptidase domain-containing protein has product MTQRRSSRPRQLTEPIPLKANKVLNIILVIMVLIVIRLWHLSIIQHEEKIEEARKPQRRTVVERAPRASIRDRFNEPLAINQVQYNANISYALIKEIPSIITITDKNGKKIKQLKRKEHIKNISTVIAKVLNLDPERLEDLIHSKGALLNHIPLVIRENLTEQEYFRLKILEKDLIGLQVERVPKRYYPKGCVGCDIIGYLGFISKEEFDAIIAEINLLQKYLNSSEEEQENEPLLYGSSHAQIRQRLKELQERAYTINDYVGKSGIERAFDATLRGFRGKKLFYTDSKGNFLRELPGSKKPLSGQRVLLTISAELQEFAEAILAENESLRDGKSIRLDKKTKTYVPIKQPWIKGGVIVAMDPNNGEVLALASYPRTDPNDFIPTTDPIKKAEKASHVYKWLESYAYIAELWNQKIPLTRERYSFKSQKFYEESKWITWENFLEFILDSNHPVRDTLTSKDKIHHASTIIQATLELEKLFHNAPMQQILNALFCDTFPIASTTPSIEQIIKDHPITIQKLKKILEPFFALIPSNYDKLLLLDLYFLAVNPSIYSIQLLDSIGDKTLSNMRQIESAFASIQEVVQDETRTLFRQHDFKEWRKLNQKGFLEAIRAQEKELHTYNKPYIDHLDNQEKALFNDFWKEHKLSLLLVFLNGNQEFITLPEVYKNHFIKRHLELHSEDIAQNSWHKRYVLLSKEVSQLPSSQVITFLSSLRSFNDLNKPLFGNYSSLRNIKGIQLQKHLAASFYPKNGFGYGRSHAFRQSVQLGSIFKLVTAYTALIQPYKHNYYPVDHTLSNKELNPLTVIDDLHRSGKKSCPWNVGYFPNGEVIPQYYKGGRIPKSQHAHIGKVDLADALETSSNLYFALLAGDIIDKPEDLIESAKNFSYGSRTGIALPGEFAGNVPHDVIHNKSNLYAFSIGQHSFVTTPLQTAVMLSTLANKGFVLQPNIVLLKAGKSLSKTAEELFSQKTFPYQETLQLAGIDFPLFTEALLEYNKNSVLANSTTIKRKVFLPDSVRKYLLDSMNQVIKGSKGTAREQHIKTFSHRPHVITDYLDLQNQLIGKTSTAEMMERIDLSENGVHLVNHIGFSGISFEPANIPEDVFSHPELVIIVYLRFGDYGKEAAPIAAQIVKKWREIKSKNSLN; this is encoded by the coding sequence ATGACACAAAGAAGATCCTCTCGCCCAAGACAACTCACCGAACCCATTCCACTAAAAGCAAATAAAGTTTTAAATATCATTTTAGTCATCATGGTTCTCATTGTCATTCGTCTATGGCATTTATCAATCATCCAACACGAAGAAAAAATAGAAGAAGCAAGAAAACCTCAAAGAAGGACTGTTGTTGAAAGGGCTCCAAGAGCATCTATTCGAGATCGATTTAATGAACCCTTGGCTATCAATCAGGTACAATACAATGCTAATATCTCCTACGCACTTATTAAAGAAATTCCAAGTATCATTACAATAACAGACAAAAATGGAAAAAAAATTAAACAACTCAAACGAAAAGAACACATTAAAAATATCTCTACTGTTATTGCCAAGGTACTTAATCTAGATCCTGAACGCTTAGAGGATCTGATTCATTCAAAAGGAGCTCTTTTAAATCATATTCCTCTCGTTATTAGAGAAAATCTTACAGAGCAAGAATACTTCCGCTTAAAAATCTTAGAAAAGGATTTAATCGGCTTGCAAGTCGAACGCGTTCCTAAAAGATATTATCCCAAAGGATGTGTTGGATGCGATATCATAGGCTACCTAGGATTCATCAGTAAGGAAGAATTTGATGCTATCATAGCTGAGATCAATTTATTACAAAAATATTTAAATTCAAGCGAAGAAGAGCAAGAAAACGAACCTCTTCTTTATGGATCTTCTCATGCTCAAATAAGACAAAGACTTAAAGAGCTACAAGAGCGCGCATACACTATCAACGACTATGTTGGAAAATCTGGTATTGAACGTGCATTTGATGCAACTCTTCGAGGATTTCGAGGTAAAAAATTATTTTACACTGACAGCAAGGGTAACTTTCTAAGAGAGCTTCCGGGCTCGAAAAAACCGCTTTCTGGTCAAAGAGTCCTACTGACTATTTCTGCAGAACTACAAGAATTTGCAGAAGCTATTCTTGCAGAAAATGAATCTCTAAGGGATGGAAAAAGCATTCGTTTGGATAAAAAAACCAAGACCTATGTACCTATTAAGCAGCCGTGGATCAAGGGAGGAGTCATTGTTGCTATGGATCCAAACAATGGTGAAGTTTTAGCCCTTGCGTCCTATCCAAGAACAGATCCTAATGATTTTATTCCAACAACTGATCCTATTAAAAAAGCAGAAAAAGCTTCTCACGTCTACAAGTGGCTCGAAAGTTATGCTTACATCGCAGAATTATGGAACCAAAAAATCCCTCTCACCAGAGAGCGCTACTCCTTTAAGTCTCAAAAATTTTATGAAGAAAGCAAATGGATTACCTGGGAAAATTTTTTAGAGTTTATTTTAGATAGTAATCATCCTGTAAGAGATACGCTTACTTCGAAAGATAAAATCCATCATGCCTCCACAATTATTCAAGCGACTCTTGAATTAGAAAAATTATTCCACAATGCCCCCATGCAGCAAATTTTAAATGCTCTATTTTGTGATACCTTTCCTATTGCCTCTACAACCCCTTCAATAGAACAAATAATAAAAGACCACCCTATAACAATCCAAAAACTTAAAAAAATACTCGAGCCATTTTTTGCCCTAATACCATCCAATTACGACAAACTGTTATTACTCGATTTATACTTTCTAGCTGTCAACCCAAGTATCTATTCTATCCAACTTTTAGATTCAATCGGCGACAAAACTCTTTCAAATATGCGACAAATAGAATCAGCTTTTGCATCTATTCAAGAGGTCGTTCAAGATGAAACAAGAACACTCTTTCGACAACACGACTTTAAAGAATGGAGAAAACTTAACCAAAAAGGTTTTTTAGAGGCAATAAGAGCACAGGAAAAAGAATTACACACTTACAATAAACCCTATATTGATCACCTTGACAACCAAGAAAAGGCTCTTTTTAATGATTTCTGGAAAGAACATAAATTATCATTACTACTCGTTTTTTTGAACGGGAATCAAGAATTCATAACACTTCCCGAAGTATACAAGAACCACTTTATAAAACGTCATTTAGAACTACACTCGGAAGATATTGCACAAAATTCGTGGCACAAACGGTATGTTCTTCTTAGCAAAGAAGTATCTCAACTCCCATCTTCTCAAGTAATAACATTCCTCTCCTCTCTTCGTAGTTTCAATGACTTAAACAAGCCCCTTTTTGGAAATTATTCCTCCTTAAGGAACATTAAAGGAATACAATTACAAAAACATTTAGCTGCATCTTTTTATCCCAAAAACGGCTTTGGATATGGAAGATCCCATGCATTTAGACAATCTGTTCAACTAGGATCTATTTTCAAATTAGTAACAGCCTATACAGCCCTTATTCAACCTTATAAACACAACTATTATCCAGTTGATCATACTCTTTCCAATAAAGAGCTAAATCCTCTTACCGTTATAGACGATCTACATCGATCAGGAAAAAAATCTTGTCCATGGAATGTAGGCTACTTTCCAAATGGGGAAGTCATTCCTCAATACTACAAAGGAGGAAGAATACCAAAAAGTCAACACGCACATATTGGAAAAGTTGATCTTGCAGATGCTCTTGAGACCTCTAGTAACTTATATTTTGCATTACTTGCAGGCGATATTATAGATAAACCAGAAGACCTAATAGAATCAGCAAAGAACTTTTCCTATGGCTCTCGAACGGGAATAGCACTACCAGGAGAATTTGCTGGAAATGTTCCCCATGACGTCATTCATAACAAATCTAATCTCTACGCCTTTTCTATTGGGCAACATTCATTTGTAACAACACCTCTACAAACGGCTGTAATGCTTTCTACATTAGCTAACAAGGGCTTTGTTTTACAACCCAACATAGTATTACTAAAAGCTGGAAAATCTCTTTCCAAAACCGCAGAAGAGCTTTTTTCACAAAAAACTTTCCCTTATCAAGAAACATTACAGCTTGCCGGAATTGATTTTCCATTATTTACAGAAGCTCTTTTAGAATATAATAAAAACTCTGTCCTTGCAAACTCCACAACTATAAAACGCAAAGTATTTCTTCCAGATTCCGTAAGAAAATACCTCTTAGACTCGATGAATCAAGTAATCAAGGGCTCAAAAGGCACTGCAAGAGAACAACATATCAAAACATTTTCTCACAGACCTCATGTTATTACAGACTATTTAGACCTTCAAAATCAGTTAATTGGGAAAACAAGTACCGCAGAAATGATGGAGCGCATCGATCTCTCAGAAAATGGAGTACACTTAGTTAACCATATTGGGTTTTCTGGAATTTCTTTTGAACCTGCAAATATCCCAGAAGATGTTTTTTCCCATCCAGAACTCGTTATAATTGTGTATTTGCGCTTTGGCGACTATGGCAAGGAGGCAGCTCCCATAGCTGCGCAAATCGTTAAAAAATGGCGAGAAATTAAATCAAAGAACTCGTTAAATTAG